In the Telopea speciosissima isolate NSW1024214 ecotype Mountain lineage chromosome 2, Tspe_v1, whole genome shotgun sequence genome, one interval contains:
- the LOC122650736 gene encoding uncharacterized protein LOC122650736 → MEKFFTVLGCNDEQEIACANYQLEGGAETWWRSTHPILTATHPNLPWAQFKEAFHENYFPQNFRECKEDEFMALTQGSRSVLEYQQRYEELHYFVPPHMRDNQEKARRFKRVLRSTIGAIVVPHNVQRDSEVLQMAKLVEDRQRDHYIAQPRPGMRPIPMQGTGVFE, encoded by the coding sequence atggagaaattttttaCAGTGCTAGGCTGTAACGATGAGCAGGAGATCGCATGTGCCAACTACCAATTGGAGggtggggctgaaacttggtggAGATCCACACATCCTATCTTGACTGCTACACACCCCAACCTCCCTTGGGCACAATTCAAAGAGGCCTTCCATGAAAATTATTTCCCTCAGAACTTCAGGGAGTGTAAGGAGGACGAGTTCATGGCCCTCACCCAAGGGTCTAGATCTGTACTAGAGTATCAACAGAGGTACGAAGAGCTCCACTACTTTGTGCCTCCTCACATGAGGGATAACCAAGAGAAGGCAAGGAGATTCAAGAGGGTACTTAGGTCCACTATTGGAGCTATAGTGGTACCTCACAACGTACAGAGAGACTCCGAGGTACTTCAAATGGCCAAGTTGGTGGAAGATCGACAACGAGATCATTACATTGCACAACCAAGACCTGGAATGAGGCCCATACCAATGCAAGGAACTGGGGTATTTGAGTAG